GAAAGCGGCACATATTCCGGCTTTCCGCCGTAGATAGATTCCAGCGCATTCTGTTTTGGGGTCATCATAATTTTTCCTCCGTCATATTAATTTTATTGTCGATCAGAGTTTCGAGTACCTTTTCGTCTAAATCACACGGATAATAGATGAAGCGTTAACGGCGTCGACAATTCTCTGTTTCCCAAATTCGACGGCTAGAGCGATATCGCTGATTTCCGAAATATGTCATTCCTCCTTTGATTTTTCAGGCAATTTTTTACCTGCAAGTCTAATATGTTTGCTGCATGACGTTATGATTCGCCACCCAGCATTGCCTGTAAAATATTAGCACCAATTTCCGCTATACCACTTACGCGATAATAAATCGCATTTCCATTGATTTCACGCGCGTCTTTCTCCACCGCTTCCGCTTCTTCCGGACTCACAAGATCTGTTTTGTTTATAAGTACTGTATGTGCGCCGCTCAGCTGACCAATAATCAGATTCTCCAACGGAATGCGCAGCCACTGCCATCGGCCTGCATCAATGATTACAGTAATCTGAGCATTAACTCTAAGGTGTGTAGATAGGGCCTCCGAGACATTGCTCGGAAAAGCGACACCAGTTGTTTCCAATGCCAACTTGTGAAAAATGCGGATATTCAGTATAATTTAATAATAACTTGGTGTCGGCTTATATGCTATATATCGAAACGACAATTGTTGAGGTGTCTTTCATTTAAGAAACTGTATCGCGCGTACAGTGAATATCGGGAGGCTGTATGAAACTGAATATTTGGATGCTCGCACAATGGCTGAAGGAATATGACCCCATTCTGACCATGACTGGCGGCGCTGATGAAATCGAGGGAATGCAGTTTTTGTCCAGTTTTTCCCCGAAGGGCCGTCGGCATATCTATATCGGCAGGGCAAAGGATTTTTTGAGCGGGAATACGTCCGAAGAAGTTTTGCTGACACATGGCAACGACGTCATCAGTTTACGGT
This genomic stretch from Dehalobacter restrictus DSM 9455 harbors:
- a CDS encoding GTP-binding protein, whose amino-acid sequence is MALETTGVAFPSNVSEALSTHLRVNAQITVIIDAGRWQWLRIPLENLIIGQLSGAHTVLINKTDLVSPEEAEAVEKDAREINGNAIYYRVSGIAEIGANILQAMLGGES